The Salvia miltiorrhiza cultivar Shanhuang (shh) chromosome 1, IMPLAD_Smil_shh, whole genome shotgun sequence genome has a window encoding:
- the LOC131006428 gene encoding CSC1-like protein At4g35870 has translation MDPPLSPPFMASATFSPPPSSSGDGDGSIEDAWYGNIQYLINISAIGALTCLLIFVFVKLRSDHRRVPGPTAIASKLLAVWHATSREISHHCGADAAQFLLIEGGSSAILLFLAGLALVVMLPVNIYAGDAPISDEFSKTTINHIAKGSPLLWVHFVFVILVVFLVYYGTNQIERRLRITRFRDGNGNPGDPSANSSAIFTIMVHGVPKSLGFDETPLVEYFQHRYPGKIYRVVVPMDLCALDDLVTELVKVREDITKLVTKIESRGLADEGDDGEDAQEARGFWARLRFLWRRLKDLWYRAAHELGFSEEERLRKLQELRADLEMEMAAYKEGRARGAGVAFVVFKDVYTANKAVQDFRNEKRRRVGRFFSLMELQLQRNQWKVERAPLASDIYWNHLGSSKLSLKLRRVLVNTCLLLMLLFFSSPLAVISAIKSAARIINAEAIDNAQMWLTWLQSSSWIATIIFQFLPNVIVFISMYIVIPSVLSYLSKFERHLTASREQRAALLKMVCFFLVNLILLRALVESSLEGAILKMSRCYLDGEDCKRIEQYLSASFLSRSCLSSLAFLITSTFLGISYDLLAPIPWIKNKLRRFRKNDMLQLVPERSEDYPLQHHDIDTLQRPLISERISEVMVGNNVFSNGSSPTSPNAVDFPGHDMSVYPPVSSRTSPVPKQSFDFAQYYAFNLTIFALTLIYSSFSPLVVPVGAIYFGYRYVVDKYNFLFVYRVRGFPAGNDGRLMDTVLCIMRFCVDLFLISMLLFFTIHGDSTKLQAIFTLGLFVMYKLLPSNPDGFEPASLHGLQSVENVSSGSLDYEAFSRPTFEWDTYNS, from the coding sequence ATGGACCCCCCGCTGTCACCGCCGTTCATGGCGAGCGCCACCTTCTCGCCGCCCCCATCGTCCTCCGGTGACGGAGACGGGAGCATTGAGGACGCGTGGTACGGCAACATCCAGTACCTCATCAACATCTCCGCCATCGGAGCCCTCACCTGCCTGCTGATCTTCGTCTTCGTCAAGCTGCGGAGCGACCACCGCCGCGTGCCGGGCCCCACGGCCATCGCCTCCAAGCTTCTCGCCGTCTGGCACGCCACCAGCCGCGAGATTTCGCACCATTGCGGCGCCGATGCCGCCCAGTTTCTCCTTATCGAGGGCGGAAGCTCCGCTATTCTCCTCTTCCTTGCTGGCCTGGCCCTAGTCGTCATGCTTCCCGTCAATATATACGCCGGCGATGCACCAATTTCGGATGAATTCTCCAAGACTACCATCAACCATATTGCTAAAGGTTCGCCTTTGCTTTGGGTGCACTtcgtttttgttattttggttgTTTTCTTGGTGTATTATGGCACAAACCAGATTGAGAGGAGATTGAGAATAACTAGGTTTCGGGATGGGAACGGGAATCCGGGTGATCCGAGTGCGAATTCGAGCGCCATATTCACCATTATGGTTCACGGCGTTCCCAAAAGTTTAGGGTTTGATGAGACTCCCCTGGTTGAGTATTTTCAGCATAGGTATCCGGGGAAGATTTACAGAGTGGTTGTGCCGATGGATTTGTGTGCGTTGGATGATTTAGTTACCGAGTTGGTGAAGGTGAGGGAGGATATCACAAAGTTGGTGACAAAAATTGAATCGAGGGGGTTGGCAGATGAGGGCGACGATGGTGAGGATGCACAAGAAGCGAGGGGATTCTGGGCTAGGTTGAGGTTTCTTTGGAGGAGATTGAAGGATTTGTGGTACAGGGCTGCTCATGAGTTGGGGTTTTCAGAGGAGGAGAGGCTGAGGAAGTTGCAAGAGTTGAGAGCTGATCTTGAGATGGAGATGGCAGCTTATAAAGAGGGACGGGCAAGGGGTGCTGGAGTTGCTTTTGTGGTGTTTAAGGATGTTTACACAGCAAATAAGGCTGTTCAGGATTTTCGAAATGAGAAGAGAAGGCGGGTTGGGAGGTTCTTCTCTTTGATGGAGTTGCAACTACAGAGAAACCAATGGAAAGTAGAGAGGGCTCCGTTAGCCAGTGACATATATTGGAATCATTTAGGATCGTCAAAGCTCTCGTTGAAATTAAGAAGAGTTCTTGTCAATACTTGCCTTCTGTTGATGCTCTTGTTCTTCAGCTCTCCTCTTGCAGTGATCAGTGCCATCAAGAGTGCGGCTAGGATTATCAATGCCGAGGCAATAGATAATGCTCAGATGTGGTTGACTTGGTTGCAAAGCTCTAGCTGGATAGCTACCATAATATTCCAGTTTCTGCCTAATGTGATTGTTTTCATAAGCATGTACATTGTGATACCATCAGTGCTTTCGTATCTCTCCAAGTTTGAGAGGCATCTTACAGCGTCCAGGGAGCAACGAGCTGCATTGTTGAAGATGGTTTGCTTTTTTCTGGTCAATCTCATTCTCTTGAGGGCTCTGGTTGAGTCATCACTCGAAGGCGCAATTCTAAAAATGAGCAGGTGTTATTTGGATGGGGAAGATTGCAAGCGAATTGAACAATATCTAAGTGCTTCATTCTTGTCAAGGTCGTGCCTTTCCTCTCTAGCCTTCCTCATCACAAGCACTTTCTTGGGAATATCTTATGACCTACTGGCTCCAATACCTTGGATCAAAAACAAGCTGCGAAGGTTCCGGAAGAACGACATGCTGCAGCTGGTGCCCGAACGAAGTGAGGATTATCCCTTGCAGCATCACGACATTGATACCCTGCAGAGACCTCTCATATCCGAGAGGATTTCTGAGGTCATGGTTGGCAATAACGTGTTCTCGAATGGGTCCTCACCAACCTCTCCGAATGCAGTAGATTTTCCCGGGCACGATATGTCCGTGTATCCCCCGGTCAGCAGCCGAACATCTCCGGTGCCTAAACAGAGTTTTGATTTTGCACAATACTATGCATTCAACCTCACCATATTTGCCCTGACCCTGATATACTCTTCATTCTCTCCTCTGGTGGTTCCGGTTGGGGCGATCTACTTTGGGTATAGATACGTGGTCGATAAATACAACTTCTTGTTTGTGTATAGAGTTCGAGGTTTTCCTGCTGGCAACGATGGGAGGTTGATGGATACAGTGCTTTGCATCATGAGGTTTTGCGTGGACTTGTTCCttatttcgatgcttttgttcTTCACAATTCATGGCGACTCTACGAAGCTGCAAGCGATATTCACTCTTGGGTTGTTTGTGATGTATAAGCTTTTACCTTCGAATCCGGATGGGTTCGAGCCTGCTTCATTGCATGGCTTACAGAGTGTGGAAAATGTAAGTAGTGGATCCCTTGATTATGAGGCTTTTTCACGGCCTACATTTGAATGGGATACTTACAATTCATGA
- the LOC131005290 gene encoding uncharacterized protein LOC131005290 has translation MTVASSYRFDPPPPRPRKKRAVVRRDREGGAERLHRDYFTVEPVYGPQFFRRRFRMSRELFLRIVNALEVDPYFQQRPDAVGRLSFSPIQKCTAAVRQLAYGTSADCCDEYLRIGESTALECLKKFCKAVVRIFGGTYLRRPTTADVQRITAMHEARHGFPGMLGSLDCMHWGWKNCPVAWHGAYTRGDQGEPTIILEAVASQDLWIWHAFFGVAGSNNDINVLHQSTLFNDVLAGHEAAVHFLANNSHHT, from the coding sequence ATGACAGTGGCAAGTTCATATCGTTTCGATCCACCTCCACCACGCCCGAGGAAGAAGCGGGCAGTGGTTCGTCGTGACCGTGAAGGTGGAGCTGAGCGCCTCCATCGCGATTATTTCACCGTCGAGCCTGTTTATGGGCCACAATTCTTTCGCCGTCGATTTCGCATGAGCCGGGAGTTGTTTCTACGCATTGTCAATGCGCTAGAAGTCGATCCTTACTTCCAACAACGTCCGGATGCTGTTGGCCGCTTAAGCTTCTCCCCGATCCAGAAGTGCACTGCCGCTGTTCGACAATTGGCATACGGAACTTCTGCTGATTGTTGTGACGAATATCTCCGTATAGGAGAGTCGACGGCGTTGGAATGCTTGAAGAAATTCTGCAAGGCCGTTGTTCGTATCTTTGGCGGCACGTATTTGAGGCGGCCAACAACTGCCGATGTGCAACGCATCACTGCAATGCACGAAGCCCGCCATGGGTTCCCGGGAATGTTGGGGAGcctagactgcatgcattggggaTGGAAGAATTGCCCCGTGGCTTGGCACGGCGCCTACACTCGAGGGGATCAAGGCGAGCCAACAATTATATTAGAGGCCGTTGCTTCACAAGATTTGTGGATCTGGCATGCATTCTTTGGAGTCGCTGGGtccaacaacgacatcaacgtgctcCACCAGTCCACGCTATTCAACGATGTTTTAGCGGGGCATGAAGCGGCTGTGCACTTCCTCGCCAATAATTCTCACCACACTTGA